A segment of the Micromonospora sediminicola genome:
CATGATCGAGTACATGGCCAGTTCGGCCTGGGTGGGGCGCCGGCCGAGGATGTGCCGGATCCGGTCGTACTCGTCGTCGCGGAGGCCCAGCTCGGCGTACGGCTGGAGTTCCTCCGGCGTGCCGGTGGCCCGGGGGACGGTGTCCACGCCGGGCGCCCAGTCGTCGGTCGGGCCGGCCTGGGGCACGACGCCCTGCGGCCCGCGCAGGGTCGGGTCCGGATGGGTGGTCATGACGTCTCCTTGCTGCGCTCGCCGGCGCTCGCGCTCCTCGCGCTCACGCGGGCGCTCCCACCAGGTGCTTGAGCACCGAGGTGAAGAAGCCGAGGCCGTCCAGCGAGGGGCCGGTGAGCGCCTCCACCGCGTGCTCGGGGTGCGGCATGATGCCGACCACGTTGCCGGCCTCGTTGGTGATCGCGGCGATGTCGCGCTGCGATCCGTTGGGGTTGCCGCCGACGTACCGGGCCACGACGCGGCCCTCGGCCTCCAGCCGGTCCAGCGTCGCCGGGTCGGCGACGTAGCAGCCCTCGCCGTTCTTGACCGGGATCAGCACCTCCTGCCCCGGCTGGAACGCGTTGGTCCAGGCGGTGCCGGTGGCCTCGATCCGGAGGACCTGGTCCCGGTTGCGGAAGTGCAGGTGCTGGTTGCGGGTGAGCGCGCCGGGCAGCAGGTGGGCCTCGCAGAGGATCTGGAAGCCGTTGCAGATGCCGAGCACCGGCAGGCCACCACGGGCGGCCTCGACGACCGTCTCCATCACCGGGGCGAACCGGGCGATGGCGCCGCAGCGCAGGTAGTCGCCGTAGGAGAAGCCGCCGGGCAGGACGACGGCGTCCACCCCGTGCAGGTCCGGGTCGCCGTGCCAGAGCCGGACCGGCTCGGCGCCGGCGATCCGGACGGCCCGGGCCGCGTCCCCGTCGTCGAGCGAGCCGGGGAACGTCACCACACCGACCCGGGCGGTCACGAGTGCGCGCCCGCGGTCTCGTCGGCGTCGACCACGCGGACCGTGAAGTCCTCGATGACCGGGTTGGCGAGCAGTTTGTCGGCGATCTCGCGGGCCCGGTCCAGGTCCGGTTCGCCGGTGAACTCGATCTCGATCCGCCTGCCGATCCGGACGGAGGCGACGTCACTGACGCCGAGCCGGGGCAGCGCGTTTGCGACGGCCTGGCCCTGCGGATCGAGGATCTCGGGCTTGAGCATGACGTCGACGACGACGCGAGGCACTGGGCACTCCTGACTGTGTACGCAGTTGGGTGCCGGCCCACAAACGGGCGAGCGCAGCCAGCCTACCTGGCAGATATCGCCCCGCCCGCACCGGCCGGGGACAGTTCGGGCGGTGATTGGCGGGACCGACCGCCCGGGCCGGAGACCGTTGCGCGTTCGTTGCGGCGTCGATACGGATTTGTTGCCCAACCCCAAGGTCAACAGCCGTCCAGAACGCCTTTCACCAGGCATTCTGCCCTCAATGACGGGGCGACGGGACCGGTTTCCGACAGCCGGTCCGACACGCCGTCGAGACGGCCACAGTCATCGGCATATCTCGATTCACGTCTTGTGACAGAGCG
Coding sequences within it:
- the purQ gene encoding phosphoribosylformylglycinamidine synthase subunit PurQ yields the protein MTARVGVVTFPGSLDDGDAARAVRIAGAEPVRLWHGDPDLHGVDAVVLPGGFSYGDYLRCGAIARFAPVMETVVEAARGGLPVLGICNGFQILCEAHLLPGALTRNQHLHFRNRDQVLRIEATGTAWTNAFQPGQEVLIPVKNGEGCYVADPATLDRLEAEGRVVARYVGGNPNGSQRDIAAITNEAGNVVGIMPHPEHAVEALTGPSLDGLGFFTSVLKHLVGAPA
- the purS gene encoding phosphoribosylformylglycinamidine synthase subunit PurS yields the protein MPRVVVDVMLKPEILDPQGQAVANALPRLGVSDVASVRIGRRIEIEFTGEPDLDRAREIADKLLANPVIEDFTVRVVDADETAGAHS